A region from the Benincasa hispida cultivar B227 chromosome 8, ASM972705v1, whole genome shotgun sequence genome encodes:
- the LOC120083474 gene encoding uncharacterized protein At3g17950 — MLNPANDLLPPPSSPTNSSISSSDLDTESTGSFFHDRSTSLGTLMGVSFPAITFRVPSQNRDQHTAATAAAGGGSRKSKKTKRKTSTAPALVADRKRRWWRLCRDDGVKPASLGEFLEVERRFGDGAFYGNAVDLEGVVATDQQRNGRSLFADGRVLPPAETEDDTSAAGALCRFSVSLTGICSGGAG, encoded by the exons ATGTTGAATCCGGCCAACGATCTGTTACCGCCGCCGTCTTCTCCGACCAATTCATCCATTTCCTCCTCCGATCTCGATACTGAG TCTACGGGTTCGTTTTTCCATGACAGGAGCACGAGCTTGGGGACTCTAATGGGGGTCAGCTTCCCGGCGATTACTTTCCGAGTACCCTCCCAGAACAGAGATCAACACACCGCTGCGACGGCCGCCGCGGGCGGCGGTTCCCGCAAGAGTAAGAAGACAAAGAGAAAAACGTCAACTGCACCGGCACTGGTTGCAGATCGGAAACGGCGGTGGTGGCGGCTATGTAGGGATGACGGCGTTAAGCCGGCGTCTCTGGGCGAGTTTCTCGAAGTGGAACGGAGATTTGGGGATGGTGCTTTCTACGGCAACGCGGTGGATCTGGAAGGCGTGGTTGCGACAGATCAACAGAGGAATGGCCGGTCTTTGTTTGCCGACGGAAGAGTTCTTCCACCGGCGGAAACGGAGGATGATACGTCGGCGGCCGGCGCTCTATGTCGATTTTCTGTATCGCTTACCGGAATTTGCAGCGGCGGTGCCGGTTAA